The genomic stretch CCGCCGCCGGCCCTTCGTCATACGAGGCTTCGCCAAATCGGAGCGTGTAGGCCGGAAGCCTTCTCTCCGGGTGGATTTCTCGAGCCACGGCGGCGACCAGCGAGGAGTCCACTCCCCCGCTGAGGAACATCCCGAACGGCACGTCACAGTCCGTCTGCCGCGCCACCGCTTCTCGAAACACGCGATCGAACGCCTCGAGGCTCGGCTCCCGCTTGGGAAGCGTGCCCATCGACCAGCGCCAGTATTGCCGTCGCTCGACCGACTTCTCCCGGAAGCACACGATTTCCGCGGGAGCGACCTTCCGGATAGCGGGTACGGGGCTGAGCGGCGCGGGGAAACGGCCGAAACGAAGGTAGTGACGGAGAGCCCGCTCGTCGAGACAGCATCCCTTTCCCGAGTCGAGCGCCAGCGCCGAGAGCTCGGTGGCGAAGACGACCTCGTCGTCCCTCTCGATATAGAACAGCGGGCGCTCCCCCGCCCGGTCGCGCGCGAGGAGCAGCAAGCCCGAGCGCGGATCCCACAGGGCGAGGGCAAATGGACCTTCGAGCTCCTCGACGAAACGCTCGCCGTGCTCCTCGTAGAGATAGGGGAGGATCGCCATGTCGCTCCCGGTCGCAACCTCGTGCCCGCGGGCCTCGAGCCAGCGCCTGAGGTCACGATGGTTGTCGATCTCGCCGTTGCACGACGCCATTACGCCCGTCGCGGGATTGCGAAGAGGTTGATGGCCTGCTTCCGAGCCGCGGATCGATAGCCGCGTCGCGGCCAGCGCCGCTCGCTCGTCCGCCTCTGCACCTTTGTCGTCCGGGCCACGGTGCTCGAGCAAGCCTCGCATCGCGAGCGCTCGCTGGACGTGCGTCTGGGTCACGCCGTCCCAGCGCACGACGCCGCAGATACCGCACATGAAAATCGCTCAGGGAGAAGGAGGTGGCACGAGAAGCCCTCGCCACTCGGGACCCAGGGTGACCACGTCCAGACCTCTCGCCTCTGCCAGCCGCCATAGAACTGGCCAGCGGTCCCTGCGAGCCAGAAGGAGCGTCTCGCTCTTTCGCGCGTCCAGCCAGCCGGCGAGCCGAGATACGGGAACCGCCTCACAGGGCCACTCGGCCTCACGAGCGAGGTAGAAGGGGATGTAGTTGCTCGTGGTTTCGCGACCGTCGGCCGTCACCACGAACAGGGGCTGGCGCAAATAGAACGCCAGGCCCGTCGGGTAACACTCGAGGCAGCCGACTCGTGCATCGGCATCGAGCGAGCGGACCCTCTCGGCGAGGCCGGCCGAAGAGGCGGCGAAGGCGTAGCTCTCGAGCCCGCTGAACGAAACGGTCAGTAGGCAGACGGGGAACATCGAGAAAACGCCGAGAGAGAACCGGGTCCTCCGGACGGCGAGTGCCACGGCGGAAGCGATCGCTAGCAGAACGAAGGTAGGAAGGAGCTCGGGCAAGTACGCCCTGGCCCTCAGATAATCGTGGCCGGGCTCGCCGAAGTAGGAAAACAGCGGGTCCGGCGACCGCGCGTCTAGAAAAACAGCCATACCCGTCGTCGTGCTCGCGACCAGGAGCACCGCCATCCCCCATCGAACGACCCGCGCGGAGTCACTTCGGGGGCGGTCGAGAGCCCCATCGAAGAGACGGGCGAGCAGCATCGCCAACGCAACCGCCGCTGGAAGGACGTAACCAGGAAGCTTGGACTGAGAAATCGAGAAGAAGAGCGTCACCACCAGGGCCCAGACGATCAGGAACCGGTCCGCTCGTCTAAAGCTCGCGCGGCGTCGCCAGGCGAGCACCGCACCTCCCGGAAAAAGGCAGCTCCAGGTGAAGCAGGCAGCAAGGAGAACGGGAACGAAGTAGTAGACGGGGCCGGTCCGCTGATACGCGGGCGTCGTGAAGCGCTCGAGGCTCTCCTTCACCAGACCGTAGTAGGGGAAATCAGGCCTCGAAAGGCTCAACCCGACGAACCACGGGAGAACGAGCGCCATGAATATCGCCAGGTTCGAGGGGGCGAGGAGTCGTCTCATGACTCCTTTTCGGCGTTCCACGACGGCAAAGCTCGACAGCACCAGAAACGGCAGGATGAAACCCACCGGACCTTTGACGAGCGTCGCCCCCGCGGAAAGCGCGGCTCCCGCCTGGTACCAGCGTCGTCTCCGCGCTCCATCCGTCTCCTCGGCACGGTAACCGCAGACGATGGCCGCACATAGGAAAAAGGTGAGAGGCATGTCGAACATGACGATCCGCCCGAACGCCAGAAAGAGCGGCATCGATGCCGCTATCACGACGGCGAGTCCCGCGGCGCGCTCGCCGTACTCGCGGCGAGCGAAGCGATAGACGACCACGAGCAGAGCCATCGCGAACAGGGTCGACGGCAGCCGCGCCGCGAGCTCGGAATGGCCAAAACCGGCGAACGAGGCGGCGACGAACAGGAAGTACAGAGCCGGCTTGTCCAGGTAGGGCATGCCGTTATACGTGGGGACGAGCAGGCTTCCCGAAGCCCCCATCTCGCGGGCGACTTCGGCGTTTCGCCCCTCGTCCGGGTCGACGAGAGGGAGCTCCC from Vicinamibacteria bacterium encodes the following:
- a CDS encoding glycosyltransferase family 39 protein — its product is MRLPSAKTLLAFGFAAGLMFGRLGELPLVDPDEGRNAEVAREMGASGSLLVPTYNGMPYLDKPALYFLFVAASFAGFGHSELAARLPSTLFAMALLVVVYRFARREYGERAAGLAVVIAASMPLFLAFGRIVMFDMPLTFFLCAAIVCGYRAEETDGARRRRWYQAGAALSAGATLVKGPVGFILPFLVLSSFAVVERRKGVMRRLLAPSNLAIFMALVLPWFVGLSLSRPDFPYYGLVKESLERFTTPAYQRTGPVYYFVPVLLAACFTWSCLFPGGAVLAWRRRASFRRADRFLIVWALVVTLFFSISQSKLPGYVLPAAVALAMLLARLFDGALDRPRSDSARVVRWGMAVLLVASTTTGMAVFLDARSPDPLFSYFGEPGHDYLRARAYLPELLPTFVLLAIASAVALAVRRTRFSLGVFSMFPVCLLTVSFSGLESYAFAASSAGLAERVRSLDADARVGCLECYPTGLAFYLRQPLFVVTADGRETTSNYIPFYLAREAEWPCEAVPVSRLAGWLDARKSETLLLARRDRWPVLWRLAEARGLDVVTLGPEWRGLLVPPPSP
- the asnB gene encoding asparagine synthase (glutamine-hydrolyzing), with translation MCGICGVVRWDGVTQTHVQRALAMRGLLEHRGPDDKGAEADERAALAATRLSIRGSEAGHQPLRNPATGVMASCNGEIDNHRDLRRWLEARGHEVATGSDMAILPYLYEEHGERFVEELEGPFALALWDPRSGLLLLARDRAGERPLFYIERDDEVVFATELSALALDSGKGCCLDERALRHYLRFGRFPAPLSPVPAIRKVAPAEIVCFREKSVERRQYWRWSMGTLPKREPSLEAFDRVFREAVARQTDCDVPFGMFLSGGVDSSLVAAVAREIHPERRLPAYTLRFGEASYDEGPAAASVAERLGLTNETVWVRAEDFPPKIRELVRLTGEPLGDPAWVPTALLAQRAAKDVKVVLVGEGGDEVFGGYPTYVGARLAKVYERLPSPIRRAFSRLVRRWPPSDRKVALSFLLKRFVEGSGIEPLARHLLWTSVIPPAVLERLGCQPSGLDSDLDRA